From the genome of Staphylococcus haemolyticus, one region includes:
- a CDS encoding thermonuclease family protein, with translation MGNIYLVFICLITISLMLFLFKKKVAIASLSILIAFTSILVVMPQHIVNAQSNVLTKEKVKFVKGIDGDTVQLLYKGKKLTFRLLLIDTPETKDPRKPVQKYGPEASRFTTNMLANARTIQVQFDRGQRTDKYGRYLAYVYADGRMVNEAVVRQGLARVTYIYPPNNTFEQMLKVSQSKAQAEKLNIWSTTTSNSKTKTGQTSTAKSTVKPTIPKTSPSKTTKKQSKEYYKNCTLMRKKYPNGVKKGHPAYQSKLDRDKDGWACER, from the coding sequence ATGGGGAACATTTATTTAGTATTTATTTGTCTTATTACTATAAGTCTTATGTTATTTCTTTTTAAAAAGAAGGTTGCCATTGCAAGTTTGTCGATTTTAATAGCATTTACCTCAATACTAGTAGTAATGCCACAGCACATAGTTAATGCGCAAAGTAATGTATTAACAAAAGAGAAAGTTAAATTTGTAAAGGGTATCGACGGAGATACTGTTCAACTTCTTTACAAAGGAAAGAAATTAACTTTTAGATTGTTGCTTATCGATACACCTGAAACTAAAGATCCACGTAAACCTGTTCAAAAATATGGTCCAGAAGCTAGTCGTTTCACGACAAATATGTTAGCGAATGCTCGTACTATTCAAGTGCAGTTTGATAGGGGGCAACGCACAGATAAATATGGTCGTTATTTAGCGTATGTTTATGCTGATGGTAGAATGGTTAACGAAGCCGTTGTAAGACAAGGATTAGCACGAGTAACATACATTTATCCACCTAATAATACGTTCGAACAGATGTTGAAGGTGAGTCAATCGAAAGCTCAAGCTGAAAAGTTAAATATTTGGAGTACGACAACATCGAACTCTAAAACCAAGACGGGTCAGACATCAACTGCCAAGTCTACTGTGAAGCCAACAATACCAAAGACCTCACCTTCAAAAACAACAAAAAAGCAATCTAAAGAATATTATAAAAATTGTACTTTGATGAGAAAGAAATATCCCAATGGAGTTAAAAAAGGACATCCTGCTTATCAATCTAAGTTAGACCGTGATAAAGATGGATGGGCATGTGAAAGATAA